Proteins co-encoded in one uncultured Draconibacterium sp. genomic window:
- a CDS encoding NUDIX domain-containing protein, giving the protein MNHISLDCVIFGFNNNELKVLLLHLKYSKEYSLPGGFLKYDETLEQAAQRIVKERTGLDKLFLKQFKVFSDPERAKSNKAILDADMAGSEPDKSFFDKRFISVGFYSLVDFRKVKPTPDLFSDHCDWESLNADVSMLLDHKQIIQEAISTLRLQLNQQPIGLKLLPRKFTMPELQKLYETILGRDLDRRNFQRKILNYNILDKLNQRKTGGAHKSPYLYSFNIERYQKALEEGLSGIW; this is encoded by the coding sequence ATGAATCATATATCACTAGACTGTGTGATATTTGGATTTAACAACAATGAGCTTAAAGTATTGCTTTTACATTTAAAATATTCGAAGGAATATTCGCTTCCCGGAGGATTTTTAAAATATGATGAAACGTTGGAGCAGGCGGCACAACGCATAGTAAAAGAGCGCACCGGGCTTGACAAGCTGTTTTTAAAGCAATTTAAGGTATTTAGCGACCCGGAAAGAGCAAAATCGAATAAAGCGATACTCGATGCCGACATGGCAGGTTCAGAACCCGACAAGAGTTTTTTTGATAAACGTTTTATCTCTGTTGGATTTTATTCTTTGGTTGACTTTCGGAAAGTAAAACCAACACCTGACCTTTTTTCCGACCATTGTGATTGGGAATCTTTAAATGCTGATGTTTCAATGTTACTCGATCATAAACAAATTATTCAGGAAGCCATCAGCACCTTGCGCTTACAACTTAACCAACAGCCCATTGGGTTAAAACTGTTACCCCGTAAATTTACCATGCCCGAACTTCAGAAACTTTATGAAACGATTCTTGGTCGTGATTTGGATCGGCGCAATTTTCAGCGCAAAATATTAAATTACAATATCCTCGACAAGCTAAACCAACGAAAAACCGGCGGTGCGCATAAATCGCCTTACTTGTATTCGTTTAATATTGAACGCTATCAAAAAGCTTTGGAAGAGGGCTTGAGTGGAATTTGGTAA
- a CDS encoding L-fucose isomerase: protein MANRLIGDLPKVGIRPVIDGRERGVRESLEQQVMTLAQTAAAFISEQLRFPSGETVECVIADTCIGGVAEAALCAEKFRKEGVGVSLTVTPCWCYGTEVMDTDPLLPKAVWGFNGTERPGAVYLAAALAGYTQKGLPAFGIYGRDVQDAGDTTIPEDVKEKILRFVKSGLAVAQMKGKSYLSIGYSSMGIAGSMVDPGFFQKYLGIRTEFVESVEILRRIDEGIYDEEEYQKALAWTKENCKEGRDVNKPEDQADAARKEAEWETVVKMTLICRDMMIGNEKVVAKGYREEGLGRNAILGGFQGQRQWTDYKPNADFTEAILNSSFDWNGIRQAFVFATENDSLNGVSMLFGHLLSNTSQIFSDVRTYWSPDAVKRVCGKELTGLAKGGIIHLINSGSTTLDATAQQRDEEGKPAMKPFWEITKEEAKKCLDNTLWPQAERGYFRGGGYSSQFKTAGQMPVTMSRINLVDGLGPVLQIAEGWTVELPDDIHEILDERTNPTWPTTWFVPRTNGKGAFKDVYSVMANWGANHGAISYGHIGADLITLASMLRIPVNMHNVDEDKVFRPSAWASFGENKEGSDFRACESYGPLYGKK from the coding sequence ATGGCTAACAGACTAATTGGCGACTTGCCCAAAGTAGGTATTCGTCCCGTTATCGACGGACGCGAACGTGGTGTTCGTGAATCGCTTGAACAACAAGTGATGACTCTTGCCCAAACAGCAGCAGCTTTTATCAGCGAACAATTACGATTTCCGAGTGGCGAAACTGTAGAATGTGTTATTGCCGACACCTGTATAGGAGGCGTGGCCGAAGCGGCCTTATGTGCTGAAAAATTCAGAAAAGAAGGCGTTGGTGTTTCGTTAACAGTTACGCCTTGCTGGTGTTACGGTACCGAGGTAATGGACACCGATCCGCTGCTACCCAAAGCCGTTTGGGGGTTTAACGGAACTGAGCGTCCGGGGGCCGTTTATCTGGCAGCTGCGTTGGCCGGATACACACAAAAAGGATTACCCGCTTTTGGAATTTATGGTCGCGATGTGCAGGATGCCGGCGACACAACCATTCCTGAAGATGTAAAAGAAAAAATACTACGTTTTGTAAAATCGGGGCTGGCAGTGGCTCAAATGAAAGGAAAATCGTATCTGTCCATCGGATACAGTTCGATGGGAATTGCCGGATCGATGGTGGATCCCGGCTTCTTTCAAAAGTATTTGGGTATTCGCACCGAGTTTGTGGAATCGGTAGAAATTCTCAGACGAATTGACGAAGGTATTTACGATGAGGAGGAGTACCAAAAAGCACTGGCCTGGACAAAAGAAAATTGCAAGGAAGGCAGAGATGTAAACAAACCGGAAGATCAGGCAGATGCTGCCCGAAAAGAAGCAGAGTGGGAAACAGTGGTTAAAATGACACTTATTTGCCGCGATATGATGATTGGTAACGAAAAGGTTGTTGCCAAAGGTTACCGCGAAGAAGGTTTGGGAAGAAACGCTATTTTGGGTGGTTTCCAGGGGCAGCGCCAGTGGACTGATTATAAACCAAATGCTGATTTTACTGAGGCCATTTTAAATTCCTCTTTCGATTGGAATGGTATTCGCCAGGCTTTTGTTTTTGCTACTGAAAACGATAGTTTAAATGGTGTGTCGATGTTGTTTGGGCATTTGCTGAGCAATACCAGCCAGATTTTTTCTGATGTAAGAACATACTGGAGCCCGGATGCGGTTAAACGCGTTTGCGGAAAAGAATTAACCGGTTTGGCAAAAGGTGGAATTATTCACCTGATTAACTCCGGTTCAACAACGCTTGATGCAACGGCACAACAACGCGATGAAGAAGGAAAACCGGCTATGAAACCTTTCTGGGAGATTACCAAAGAAGAAGCGAAAAAGTGTTTGGATAATACGCTGTGGCCACAGGCAGAGCGAGGCTATTTCCGTGGCGGAGGTTATTCGTCGCAGTTTAAAACTGCCGGGCAAATGCCGGTTACCATGAGCCGTATAAACCTGGTTGACGGACTGGGACCGGTGCTTCAAATTGCTGAAGGTTGGACCGTTGAGCTTCCTGATGATATTCATGAAATTTTGGATGAGCGCACCAATCCAACCTGGCCAACAACCTGGTTTGTACCACGCACAAATGGCAAAGGGGCTTTTAAAGATGTGTACTCGGTAATGGCCAACTGGGGGGCAAACCACGGTGCAATTAGTTACGGGCATATTGGTGCCGACCTGATAACACTGGCTTCGATGTTGCGCATTCCGGTAAACATGCATAATGTTGATGAGGATAAAGTGTTCCGGCCAAGTGCATGGGCATCATTTGGCGAAAATAAAGAAGGTTCAGATTTCCGTGCCTGTGAATCGTACGGGCCACTTTACGGTAAAAAATAG
- a CDS encoding carboxylesterase family protein, producing the protein MKNVRVILFLSIALAFGTCSTRPRNQIKDSVIIAIQNDLGALQTFGIQSYKWMQLQNEKTTSKVFMYRFERDVPYADGMSDFSAFHTGEVPYAYNNLKMSPRPWTEVDYKLADLMSDYWVNFATSGNPNAEGLPEWEAASPDNLKAMRFNATLVCDNLPSIKLLKFLDDFYCN; encoded by the coding sequence ATGAAAAATGTTCGCGTGATTCTGTTTCTTAGTATTGCTCTGGCTTTTGGGACATGTTCTACTCGGCCTCGCAACCAAATAAAAGACAGTGTAATAATTGCAATTCAGAACGATCTTGGAGCATTGCAAACTTTTGGTATCCAGTCGTACAAATGGATGCAGCTTCAAAATGAAAAAACAACATCAAAAGTGTTTATGTATCGTTTTGAGCGCGATGTTCCTTATGCCGATGGAATGAGCGATTTTAGTGCTTTCCATACAGGTGAAGTTCCTTACGCCTACAATAACCTGAAAATGAGCCCGCGCCCGTGGACTGAGGTAGATTATAAACTGGCCGACTTAATGTCGGATTACTGGGTAAATTTTGCGACTTCGGGCAACCCAAATGCCGAAGGATTGCCGGAGTGGGAGGCTGCTTCGCCCGATAATCTGAAAGCGATGCGTTTTAATGCCACGTTAGTGTGTGATAATTTGCCAAGCATTAAATTGTTAAAATTTCTTGATGATTTTTATTGCAACTAA
- the rhaD gene encoding rhamnulose-1-phosphate aldolase — protein MNVLKGLPAEVVKHINQVSEVAGYLWKKEWAEKSSGNISIDLSGLIPESAINRIKEEVSYDFPKEVAGKVLFVTGSGCRLRHLVDRVDEVAAIIAVNQSATAYSVLWGGKSTGFKPTSELMAHIKIHLFNAAEHNGRKAVVHAHPNELVVLSHHKLFKDEALFNHSLWKMCPEIKLYVPRGVGCTEYARYGTEELANLTLEGLKNHDVVLWEKHGALATGVDMEEAFDFLDVTNKGAKLLLLAWSAGFDPEGLSPEQLDDLLNT, from the coding sequence GTGAATGTATTAAAAGGTCTTCCGGCAGAGGTTGTAAAACATATTAATCAGGTTAGCGAAGTTGCCGGTTATTTATGGAAAAAAGAGTGGGCTGAAAAAAGCTCGGGAAATATTTCAATTGATTTAAGCGGGCTTATCCCGGAGTCAGCAATAAACCGGATAAAGGAAGAAGTTTCCTATGATTTTCCAAAAGAGGTAGCAGGAAAGGTCCTTTTTGTTACCGGTTCGGGTTGTCGTTTGCGACATTTGGTTGATAGGGTAGATGAAGTTGCTGCAATTATAGCTGTTAACCAATCTGCTACTGCTTATTCGGTTTTGTGGGGAGGCAAAAGTACAGGATTTAAACCCACTTCTGAATTGATGGCGCACATTAAAATTCATCTTTTTAATGCGGCTGAACATAACGGCAGAAAAGCTGTTGTTCATGCCCATCCAAATGAGTTGGTTGTTTTAAGTCACCATAAATTGTTTAAAGATGAGGCTTTGTTTAATCACTCGCTCTGGAAGATGTGCCCCGAAATAAAGTTGTATGTTCCGCGGGGAGTTGGCTGCACTGAATATGCCCGATATGGAACCGAAGAACTGGCAAATCTCACTTTGGAAGGATTAAAAAATCATGATGTTGTATTGTGGGAAAAACATGGTGCTTTAGCCACTGGAGTTGATATGGAAGAAGCGTTCGATTTTTTGGATGTAACTAACAAGGGCGCTAAACTTTTGTTGTTAGCCTGGAGTGCCGGATTCGATCCCGAAGGACTGTCGCCTGAACAACTGGATGATTTATTAAATACTTAG
- a CDS encoding multidrug effflux MFS transporter gives MSLNRTSKFFIPVLTMVMAAMVAMSPFAIDTYIAALPNIAEFFGVKLNVAELTITLYFLGFAFGNFFGGPLSDAFGRKTIALTGIALYGLTSLLITTCTKIEYVLILRVLQAFGGGFATVTGNVFIRDWYSGKQVARFVTIISMIIMLAPLFAPVLGAGLIHLYGWVSIFWFLFAFAILLFLSMWLLIPESRAPELITRKITGRQLLEKYQVFFSNKQSTILLFAISLPMSGLYVFITAASFIYIKYFGISQMRFPLFFSANVVLNIMLSFLNTMLLKKHDPEKILRYGLLLQLISGVTLVISVLMPDPQLWAVFASIVLYVGSLGLIFGNGTATILNHNPEVAGSANATIGIARFAISALIGSIMVLFHTGDLIPFGIVLFFCTLTGNILYNWALRIKV, from the coding sequence ATGAGTTTAAACCGCACAAGCAAATTTTTTATTCCCGTATTAACAATGGTTATGGCTGCTATGGTGGCTATGTCGCCATTTGCAATTGATACCTACATCGCTGCGTTACCCAATATTGCTGAATTTTTTGGCGTAAAGTTAAACGTAGCCGAGTTGACTATCACTTTGTATTTTTTAGGATTTGCTTTTGGTAATTTTTTTGGTGGCCCCTTGTCCGATGCTTTCGGACGAAAAACAATTGCACTTACCGGAATTGCGCTTTATGGTTTGACTTCTTTACTTATAACTACCTGCACTAAAATTGAGTATGTGTTGATATTGCGTGTGCTTCAGGCCTTTGGAGGAGGTTTTGCAACGGTTACGGGTAATGTGTTTATTCGCGACTGGTACAGCGGAAAACAGGTCGCTCGTTTTGTTACTATCATTAGTATGATTATTATGCTGGCTCCATTGTTTGCTCCGGTTCTTGGTGCTGGGTTAATTCATTTGTACGGGTGGGTGAGTATCTTTTGGTTTTTGTTCGCATTTGCCATTTTGTTGTTTTTATCCATGTGGTTGCTTATTCCCGAATCACGGGCTCCGGAGTTGATTACACGAAAAATTACAGGCCGGCAACTGTTGGAAAAGTACCAGGTATTTTTCTCGAATAAACAAAGTACTATTTTGCTGTTTGCCATTAGTTTGCCTATGTCGGGGCTATATGTTTTTATTACGGCGGCATCATTTATTTATATCAAGTATTTTGGTATTAGCCAAATGCGCTTTCCTCTGTTTTTTAGTGCCAATGTTGTTTTAAACATCATGCTTTCGTTTCTGAATACTATGCTTTTAAAGAAGCACGACCCGGAAAAGATTTTGCGCTACGGATTATTATTGCAGCTTATTTCGGGCGTAACACTGGTTATTTCGGTGTTGATGCCGGATCCGCAATTGTGGGCAGTATTTGCATCAATTGTGTTGTATGTGGGCAGTTTAGGTTTGATTTTTGGAAACGGAACAGCTACAATTCTGAATCATAATCCTGAAGTAGCCGGGTCGGCAAATGCTACTATCGGAATTGCCCGCTTTGCCATTAGTGCATTGATTGGGAGTATAATGGTTCTGTTTCATACCGGCGATCTTATTCCTTTTGGAATCGTATTATTTTTCTGTACCCTAACAGGAAATATTCTTTATAACTGGGCATTAAGAATAAAAGTCTAA
- a CDS encoding glycoside hydrolase family 3 N-terminal domain-containing protein, which yields MIRNKLKLNSVLALIVFILAFGSLSASVSPKSVKEIVKSMTLEQKAQLVIGTGMYFPLPDSILEQMPPMFGGNLDTSTPYGKMVEKIRGYLPGTAGVTAEFPNLGITSQTLADGPAGLRISPTREGETDTYYCTAFPIATVMASSWDTELVESVGKAMGKEVLEYGADILLAPALNIQRDPLCGRNFEYYSEDPLVAGKMAAAMVRGIQSNGVGTSIKHFAVNNQETNRMSVDVIASERALREIYLKGFKIAVQESQPWTVMSSYNKVNGVYTSESHDLLTKILRDDWGFKGYVMTDWGGGSDVVAQMKAGNDMIQPGSPETIETLIEAVESGKLDELVLDTNVERILNIMVETPRYKGYKISNKPDLKAHAEVTRQAAADGMVLLENNGALPFAKSIKNVAAFGNTSYDFISGGTGSGDVNEAYTVSLMQGLQNAGFKTYADLKDTYESYMEEARKTQDKSSNPLAALMGGKIPVEEMALDASIAQEMAAKADIALITIGRNAGEGGDRKAVEGDFYLNKNEKDLVKTVTDAFHAKGKKSVVILNVGGVVETASWSTIPDAVLCAWQPGQEGGNSVVDVLSGKVNPSGKLAQTFPVKYEDSSSSDNFPGEAVKAEEVVDNTADQSGFSLMRRVPWKVVYEEDIYVGYRYFNTFDVPVAYEFGYGKSYTTFEYSNLKLSGNEFDGKITVSVDVKNTGDVAGKEVVQVYASAPGKSLEKPEEELVAFGKTALLKPGKSTTLSFDIDAALLASFDEASTSWITEAGDYTVKVGASSKDIKEKATFSVANDITVQKVSKAMVPEQDFERIHNR from the coding sequence ATGATCCGTAATAAACTTAAACTAAACAGTGTGCTAGCCCTCATTGTATTTATACTTGCATTTGGCAGTCTGTCGGCAAGTGTTTCACCAAAAAGTGTAAAAGAAATCGTTAAGTCGATGACCCTGGAGCAAAAAGCCCAGTTGGTTATCGGTACCGGAATGTATTTTCCTTTACCCGATTCTATTCTGGAACAAATGCCTCCAATGTTTGGTGGAAATCTGGATACCAGTACTCCTTACGGAAAGATGGTTGAAAAAATCAGGGGATATTTGCCCGGAACCGCTGGGGTAACTGCCGAATTTCCTAATCTGGGAATTACAAGCCAGACTTTGGCTGATGGTCCGGCCGGATTGCGTATCAGTCCAACACGCGAGGGAGAAACTGATACCTATTATTGTACAGCTTTTCCCATTGCAACAGTAATGGCTTCATCGTGGGATACCGAATTAGTAGAATCAGTAGGAAAAGCGATGGGAAAGGAAGTGCTGGAATATGGTGCCGATATTCTTTTAGCACCTGCGTTGAATATTCAGCGTGATCCTCTTTGCGGACGTAACTTTGAATATTATTCGGAAGATCCGCTGGTAGCGGGAAAAATGGCCGCTGCCATGGTTAGAGGTATTCAATCGAATGGCGTTGGAACTTCAATTAAACATTTTGCGGTTAATAATCAGGAAACCAATCGTATGTCGGTTGATGTAATTGCCAGCGAACGTGCTTTGCGCGAAATTTATCTGAAAGGATTTAAAATCGCCGTACAGGAAAGCCAGCCATGGACAGTAATGTCGTCGTACAATAAAGTAAATGGTGTTTATACTTCAGAGAGTCACGATCTGTTAACAAAAATTCTGCGCGACGACTGGGGATTTAAAGGATATGTAATGACCGACTGGGGCGGTGGTAGCGATGTTGTTGCCCAAATGAAAGCCGGAAACGATATGATCCAGCCCGGTTCACCTGAAACCATCGAAACGTTAATTGAAGCTGTTGAATCAGGAAAACTCGATGAATTAGTTTTGGATACAAATGTGGAGCGTATCCTGAATATCATGGTTGAAACGCCACGTTACAAAGGATATAAAATATCGAACAAACCCGATTTGAAAGCACATGCCGAAGTAACTCGTCAGGCCGCTGCCGATGGAATGGTATTGTTGGAGAACAATGGGGCACTACCTTTTGCAAAAAGTATTAAAAATGTTGCTGCATTTGGAAATACGTCGTACGATTTTATTTCAGGAGGAACCGGTAGTGGCGACGTTAACGAGGCTTATACCGTTTCGCTGATGCAGGGGTTGCAAAACGCAGGTTTCAAAACTTATGCCGACCTAAAAGATACTTACGAAAGCTACATGGAAGAAGCAAGAAAAACACAGGATAAATCAAGCAACCCTTTGGCTGCTTTAATGGGCGGCAAAATTCCTGTTGAAGAAATGGCTTTGGATGCATCAATTGCACAAGAAATGGCTGCAAAAGCTGATATTGCTTTAATTACCATTGGTAGAAATGCCGGAGAAGGTGGTGACCGCAAAGCTGTTGAAGGCGACTTCTATCTGAATAAGAATGAAAAAGACCTGGTAAAAACAGTTACCGACGCTTTCCACGCAAAAGGTAAAAAATCAGTAGTTATTCTGAATGTAGGTGGCGTTGTTGAAACGGCCAGCTGGAGTACTATTCCTGATGCCGTTCTTTGTGCATGGCAACCTGGACAAGAGGGGGGGAATTCGGTAGTTGATGTACTTTCAGGAAAAGTAAATCCATCAGGAAAACTGGCACAAACTTTCCCCGTGAAATACGAAGATAGTTCGTCGTCAGATAATTTTCCCGGCGAGGCTGTTAAGGCTGAAGAAGTTGTAGATAATACTGCTGATCAATCAGGTTTCTCACTGATGCGCCGTGTGCCCTGGAAAGTGGTTTACGAAGAAGATATTTATGTGGGATACCGTTATTTCAATACTTTCGATGTACCGGTTGCTTACGAATTTGGATACGGGAAATCATACACTACATTTGAATACAGCAACCTTAAACTGAGTGGTAACGAATTTGATGGAAAGATTACTGTTTCTGTCGATGTAAAAAATACTGGTGATGTTGCGGGTAAAGAAGTGGTTCAGGTTTATGCAAGTGCGCCAGGTAAATCGCTTGAAAAGCCCGAAGAAGAATTGGTCGCCTTTGGTAAAACAGCTTTGTTGAAACCGGGAAAATCAACAACTCTTTCATTTGATATTGATGCGGCACTTTTGGCTTCGTTTGATGAGGCAAGTACAAGCTGGATTACAGAAGCCGGCGATTATACCGTAAAGGTTGGAGCTTCTTCAAAAGACATTAAAGAAAAAGCGACATTCTCTGTTGCCAACGATATTACAGTTCAGAAGGTATCAAAAGCAATGGTGCCTGAACAAGACTTTGAAAGAATACATAATAGGTAG
- a CDS encoding AraC family transcriptional regulator yields the protein MNLAKIKPEKGDPSDVVQLFPNYNIQLLCCRHWWLQNWEHTELSFPYWRIYHNNKEGAKVIYNDKEHKLTPNQIILIAPNTSYATRLYNNIIPNEGYSFAGGPVFSDFDQQKRSTRPYLLHFFIHFNIGFPYDNISPGVFNFELTDHLLTKLKLIKDHLNYNNKSFSFHTSLVIKSLITDILSDLPESNWNLISNDHRIISILRYIEGSLADDLSNPTLAEKAKMATNAFIRLFSNEVGVSVQKYIRNKRIDRACIMLHHSNLSIDEIAQKTGFADRYHFSRIFKQSTGISPARYKKQFGMSS from the coding sequence ATGAACCTGGCTAAAATAAAACCCGAAAAAGGCGACCCTTCTGATGTCGTTCAGTTATTTCCAAACTATAACATCCAGCTACTTTGCTGTAGACACTGGTGGCTTCAGAACTGGGAACACACCGAACTTTCGTTTCCCTACTGGCGGATATACCACAACAACAAAGAAGGCGCAAAGGTTATTTATAACGACAAAGAACATAAGCTTACGCCAAATCAAATTATTTTAATCGCTCCTAATACATCCTATGCTACCCGCTTGTATAATAATATAATTCCGAACGAAGGATATTCTTTTGCAGGCGGACCGGTATTTTCCGATTTCGATCAACAAAAACGGTCCACGAGACCATACCTTCTGCACTTTTTTATTCATTTTAACATTGGATTTCCGTACGATAATATATCGCCAGGAGTTTTCAATTTTGAACTTACCGATCATCTTCTAACGAAATTAAAATTGATAAAAGATCACCTGAACTATAACAACAAATCTTTTAGTTTTCACACCAGTTTAGTCATCAAATCTTTAATAACCGATATCCTCTCAGATCTTCCTGAATCGAACTGGAACCTGATTTCAAACGATCATCGTATTATTAGTATTTTACGTTACATCGAAGGAAGTTTAGCCGATGATTTGAGTAATCCAACTCTAGCCGAAAAAGCCAAAATGGCAACCAATGCGTTTATCCGGCTTTTTTCGAATGAAGTTGGGGTTTCGGTTCAAAAGTATATTCGTAACAAACGAATTGACCGCGCCTGCATTATGCTTCACCACTCGAACCTGAGTATTGACGAGATTGCACAAAAAACAGGTTTTGCCGACCGCTACCATTTTTCGCGGATTTTTAAACAAAGTACCGGAATTTCTCCGGCGCGGTATAAGAAGCAATTTGGAATGAGCTCCTGA
- the fucK gene encoding L-fuculokinase encodes MPEKDLAIVFDCGATNLRVIAMDVHGKIVASESTANNTSPDPEFPGGVIWDIDEMWAKLCSASQNVMAEIDTKRIAGVTVTTFGVDGAFVNREGKLLSPVISWQCQRTTPVMNEIGKYIPLEELYSEAGTFPYAFNTINKMVWMKESRPEVIEKAYRFLFITSLFIFKLTGELRNDATMAGTSMLMDMQKQQPSEKIFAALNIDPAILGDIAESGEWAGVVHQKAETETGIPENVPVFFGGHDTQFAVFGSGAKENELVLSSGTWEIIMARSAGFKSTEKELAAQLTTEMDAEKGLFNIGQNYLGSGILEWFAKNFYSELSGDALYAKMIFDAGAVQPGESSVWVNPSFYGEGGINNFGAINGLTINTTRGEIYRAFLESLAYRLRYGIEALENAGGFKAEKIICVGGGSKNYLWNQLRADVCNLPIQLVDQKETTVLGAALFVFAGSGVAKSPEEARQLVDYNPKMIEPSENQKLYGELYQVFKERM; translated from the coding sequence ATGCCTGAAAAGGATTTAGCAATAGTATTCGATTGCGGAGCCACAAACCTGCGGGTGATCGCCATGGATGTGCATGGCAAAATTGTGGCTTCGGAATCGACTGCAAACAATACAAGTCCCGATCCTGAATTTCCGGGTGGTGTAATTTGGGATATAGATGAAATGTGGGCAAAACTCTGTTCTGCTTCGCAAAACGTAATGGCTGAAATAGATACAAAACGCATTGCCGGAGTAACCGTTACAACTTTTGGTGTTGATGGTGCATTTGTTAATAGGGAAGGGAAACTGCTTTCTCCGGTAATTTCGTGGCAATGTCAGCGAACAACGCCAGTTATGAATGAGATTGGGAAATATATTCCACTTGAAGAATTGTATTCCGAAGCCGGCACTTTTCCCTATGCCTTTAATACCATCAACAAAATGGTTTGGATGAAGGAAAGCAGGCCGGAGGTAATTGAAAAAGCTTATCGTTTTTTGTTTATCACTTCGCTGTTTATTTTTAAGTTAACGGGCGAATTGCGCAACGATGCTACCATGGCTGGTACTTCTATGCTTATGGATATGCAAAAGCAGCAACCCTCGGAGAAGATATTTGCCGCATTGAATATAGATCCTGCTATTTTAGGAGATATAGCTGAATCAGGCGAATGGGCCGGAGTCGTTCATCAAAAGGCAGAAACAGAAACCGGGATTCCGGAAAATGTACCGGTGTTTTTTGGTGGGCACGATACACAATTTGCAGTTTTTGGCTCGGGAGCAAAAGAAAACGAACTGGTGCTGAGTAGCGGAACCTGGGAAATAATTATGGCGCGCAGTGCCGGATTCAAATCAACAGAAAAAGAACTGGCAGCACAGTTAACCACCGAGATGGATGCTGAAAAAGGCTTGTTTAATATTGGGCAGAATTATTTGGGCTCGGGAATCCTGGAGTGGTTTGCTAAAAACTTCTATTCGGAACTAAGTGGCGATGCTTTGTATGCCAAAATGATTTTTGATGCGGGAGCAGTTCAACCCGGAGAATCGTCGGTTTGGGTAAATCCATCGTTTTATGGCGAAGGCGGAATAAATAATTTTGGTGCAATAAACGGTTTAACGATAAATACAACACGAGGAGAAATATACCGGGCATTTCTTGAAAGCCTGGCGTATCGTTTGCGTTATGGCATCGAAGCGTTGGAAAATGCCGGTGGTTTTAAAGCTGAAAAAATAATTTGTGTGGGTGGTGGATCAAAAAACTATCTTTGGAACCAATTGCGTGCCGATGTTTGCAATTTACCCATACAATTGGTCGATCAGAAAGAGACAACCGTTTTGGGTGCAGCCTTGTTTGTATTTGCCGGAAGTGGTGTGGCAAAATCGCCCGAAGAAGCCCGGCAGTTGGTGGATTATAATCCTAAAATGATTGAGCCATCGGAAAATCAAAAACTGTACGGGGAATTGTATCAGGTATTTAAAGAACGCATGTAA